The Corynebacterium sp. SCR221107 genome includes the window CATAGAGCACATTCTTGAATCGATATTTCGCACCCAACTCGGGCACGATCCAAGGCAGGACCTTGGAACCGACCCGAAGTCTCAATCCTGAGGGAAACGAATACATATGAAGAAGGATATCCATCCTGACTACCACCCAGTAGTCTTCCGCGATGCAGGTACTGGCCACCAGTTCCTGACTCGCTCCACCGTCACCTCCGACCGCACCGTTGAGTGGGAAGACGGCAACGAGTACCCACTGATCGTCGTCGACGTCACCGCTGAGTCCCACCCGTTCTGGACTGGTGCACAGCGCGTCATGGACACCGCAGGTCGCGTTGAAAAGTTCAACCAGCGCTTCGGTGCAATGGCTCGTCGCAAGAAGAAGACCCAGGCTTAAAGGTTAGGAGGGAAAAACCATGGCAGTACCAAAGCGTCGTATGTCCCGTGCTAACACGCACGCACGCCGTTCCCAGTGGAAGGCCGACAATGTCGCCCTCCAGGAGGTTAAGGTCAACGGCCAGACCGTTCGCATTCCGCGTCGTCTGGTCAAGGCAGCTCAGCTTGGCCTGGTCGAGGTCGAGCAGTTCTAGGAGCTCACCCAACCGTAGGAACGTGCTAACAAGGATCTTAGTCAGGATCGGGCCTACACTTCGGTCGCAGTTTGAGCTGTGTGCACCGTTGCCTGAAAGCCGGCAATCTGCCTTCCAGAAGGAGGCGGGTTGCCGGTTTTTTCATGCAATCCATGTGTGCGAAGGGGGAAAGCGCACTCGCAGGAGGGGCGTTACTCATCGCTGTATTCGGGGAGGTATCCGCTTCTTCGCGCGGAGCATACGCCTGTGCTTTCCTCCAAACGCGCGGCGAGTAACCCGTCACTCGCAACCCGTGTTTGTGGGAATGTCCTTGATTCAAAGAAAAGGGTTGCTCCATTTTCTGTCCTGATTCATTGTGGTTGAAGATAAAGGCCTTTTTAGCGAATACGATTGAAGGGTTCATAGCACTAAGCTAGCGTTTATTCAGTAACGGTATAGGTAGACAAGGCAGTATTAGAAGAATGAAGATTGTTGTAGTTGACGACGAGCAGGCCGTACGCGAGTCGCTGCGTCGTTCGTTGACCTTTAATGGCTACGAAGTATATCTCGCCGAAGATGGTTTGCAGGCATTGGAAGTTATCGAGCGTGAGCAGCCGGAGCTGGTCATCTTAGACGTGATGATGCCCAAGATGGACGGTCTCGAGGTTTGTCGCGCCCTACGCAGCGGTGGCGATGATCGCCCGATCTTGGTCCTCACCGCTCGTGATGGGGTGTCTGACCGAGTCGCGGGTCTTGATGCGGGGGCTGATGATTACCTGCCAAAGCCCTTCGCATTGGAAGAACTCCTTGCCCGCGTTCGTTCCTTGCTTCGTCGCGCGGCTGCCGAATCGGTCAATAGTTCTGGCCCGGGTGAGTTGGTTTTCGAAGACTTGCGTTTGAACCCTGAGACTCGGGACGTCACCCGTGGCGGTAGACAAATCAGCCTGACTCGCACGGAGTTTGCACTCCTGCAGTTGTTAATGACCAACGCCCGCCGCGTGCTTTCCCGTTCGACGATCCTTGAAGAGGTATGGGGATATGATTTCCCAACCTCCGGAAACGCTCTCGAAGTCTATATCGGCTATCTTCGTCGCAAGACTGAGGCGGAGGGTGAACCACGCCTGATTCACACTGTGCGTGGCGTCGGCTATGTGCTTAGGGACACGGCGCCGTGATTTTGCGCAAACATAAAAGTCAGCCTGGGGATTTTGATGAATCCCAGGCTGACTTTGGCGAAGGGCGCTTTCCCCCCGATGTGGACCACGTCTACTCCGCCCCTGCTCCCCCCGAACCACTAAGATCGTCGAAGAGAAAAGGGCTGTGGTCAAATCAGGCTTCATTGAGGTGGCGCATCACCATGCTCACCGCCGCAATGGTCGCTGTAGCAGTGGGAATGATGACCATCGTCGCATATTGGACCGTCTCCGCGACTTTGAGGCAGTCAGTAGATAAGAGCCTGGAAAACTCAGCTGCTGCGTTACTTCAACAAGCGGTGCAGCCGACAACCCTCGTTGACGCACAAAATGTCGTAGACAATTTCAGGCTTTACCACCCGGAGACCAGGGTTTCTATTCGTCTGCCCGGTAGTTCATTCGTTATTGGCGATGATATTCCACAGCTGACGAGTGTCGAAGCTGATAATGGCGAGGGCAAGGTAGCCACAGTTGGCGGTGAAAGAATCTATTCCAAGAGCAATGGTTTCGGTGCAACCGTCGTGCTGGCTCAAGACATGCGAAGCCATAACCAACTCATCACGAGCCTAGGGCTGGTGCTCCTTCTGGTGGGCGCAATCGGTATCGCGCTCGCTGTGGCCGCCGGAAAGGTCGTAGCCAGCGCTGGTCTCCGTCCGCTCGCGCACCTGCAGGCGGCGGTGGATCGGGTTCGGCGTACTAATGAATTGCGACAAATTGAGGTTCTCGGAAACGATGAGCTTGCTGACCTCACGCGCAGCTTCAACGAAATGTTGGAGGCACTAGAAACATCTAGGCGTCGGCAGGCTGACTTGGTTGCGGACGCTGGTCATGAGCTAAAGACGCCACTAACCTCAATGCGCACCAATATCGAATTATTGATGATGATGCAGCGAAGCGGTGGCGCAGGAATCCCGGAAGAGGACCGCATCGCACTCGAGCATGATGTGATTGCGCAAATGGAGGAAATGTCCACCCTTATCGGCGATCTCGTTGATTTGGCTCGTGATGATGCGCCAGACACTTCTCTCGAAACTGTTGACATGGTGGAGGTTACGGAGGCAGCATTCGAGCGCGTCCAGCGCCGTCGCCCAGATGTTACCTTTCACCTCGAGACTACCCCGTGGTATCTCGACGGCGACACGCACGGTCTCTCCCGTGCCATCGTGAACCTCCTCGACAACGCTGCCAAGTGGTCTCCCAATGACGGCGTGGTTCGACTGTGCATGACTCCTCTTTACAATGGGCACGTGGAGATTACCGTTTCTGATTCCGGTCCTGGCATTCCTGTGGAAGATCGAGAAAAGGTTTTTGAACGCTTTTTCCGCTCGGTTCAGGGACGGTCGACCCCAGGATCGGGACTGGGCCTTGCCATTGTCAAACAGACGATTGAACGTCACGGTGGCACGATTACAGCGGAGGAGTCTGATGATGGTGGAGCAATGATGCGCGTGATCTTGCCTGGTTACGCCATGCTAACCGACTTGGAAAAGTCCCGCATCGGTTCAACCCGAAAGCGAAACACCCCCTGAAGTAGCTGGTACGAATGATATTGGCTGATTCGGCAGGGGTGTTCTGCCTTTTCAAGTAGTTTTATACCGTCAGTTAAGAAGGCCAGCGAAAACCCGTTGGCGAACCTTAGCAACCACGAATACTGAATACTGGGCTTCATCTGGAAGCCGCCATTTCCTAGTGATCAACCGAAGTGCTTCTCGTGAATGCGCACATGGAAACCAATCACAGAAAGCTCCCAGACTTTCACATGAAAACTCCAGAATGGTGGCAGTAGCCCCTAATGCATCAGGAGCATAGTATTGCTTATGAATAATCCCTTTGGTTCAAATTTCCATAACGATGCTTCCAACAAGCAACCAGGCAATGACCTACATAACGTGGGAGATAAAGACGCAGCTGCAGTCGAAGGCAACGGCGGCCACCAGTCAGCTAGTTCTAATCAGGTTGGAAACTCACCTCAGCTGGAAAACAGTGGTTTTGCCACTTCTGCGGGTTTGGATCCGCAACGGAGCTTCCGCATATCTGATAGCAACAGCTTTGAGGAGCAACGCGCCAGTGCGGATACTGCAACGTGGAGTTTCCCTGTGAACAATGAAACTTCTGCAAAGCCTGCCAATTTCGGTGAAAACTCAGATTCGCTCGGTAAATCTCCGGATGAAGCCTACCCGGTCGGGTATGGCGATACCAGCCAAACCGGCTCCTACGATTCTCGGGCAGGTCAGTTCAATTCCTACGGCGTTGCACAAAAGTACCCCCAACCATCTCAGCCGCTGGCTCCTGAAGCTCAGCAGACAAGCTACAGTCCAAATCAAGGGATAGAGGACGCTGCAGGATCATACGCAGGAAGTGCCCAAACAGCCAGATCTGCTGGAGGCAATTCCATCGGTCCATCGGGACAAAAAGATGGCCGAGACGACCCAACCATCGCCTCCGACGGCACCCAGCCTTCGTGGCTTTTCCCTCAGGGCGGAGGTGCCGAAAGTGAAGGTGAGTCCAGCCCTAAGAAGAAACCGAGAACCCTTAGCATGCGCGCCGCAACGGCTATGGCACTGGCTGCCGCAATCGGTGCTGGCTCCATTACGGGAGTTGTCGTATCCAATGTCAACAACTCCGACAGCTCGTCTCGCGCTGCCGTGGTGGATAGCTTGAATAAGCAACCTGTCGCTAACACAACCGGATCCGAAGCTAAAGATGGATCGGTTGAAAAGGTAGCAGCCACGGTTTTGCCTTCAGTTGTCTCTATCAGTGTGACTACTCGAACCGGAGTTTCTGAAGGATCAGGATCAATCATCTCCGAAGATGGTTATGTATTGACCAATAACCACGTTATCTCGGATGCGACGACCGGAGCCGCGCAAATCACCGTGTCGCTTAACGACGGTTCAGAATATAACGCGACAGTGGTTGCGGGCGACGCGAATACTGACGTTGCCGTAATTAAGTTGGAAGGCGCATCGGGATTGCCGGTGATTAATTTCGGAGACTCAAGCGCTCTCCAAGTGGGACAGGAAGTCGTCGCGGTCGGATCCCCCCTCGGTCTTAGTGCTACGGTTACAAGCGGAATTGTTTCGGCGCTGAATCGACCAGTCCGAGCAGGCGGTGAGGCTACTGGGCAGTCCTCGCTCATAGACGCAATTCAGACAGATGCTGCTATTAATCCCGGAAACTCCGGCGGCCCCCTGGTTGACATGAATGGCAATCTCATCGGTATGAACTCCGTCATCGCTTCGACGAGCACATCTAGCGGGGAAGCCGGCTCGATTGGTTTAGGTTTTGCTATTCCCGCAAACTTTGCTCGCCGTGTGGCTTCCCAGCTCATCGAAACTGGTCAGGCTTCCCAGCCGATGATTGGTGTTCAGCTCCAATCCAATTCCGCTATTGTTGGCGCGCTCATCGCAGATGTCACTGCCGGTGGACCGGGTGAACAGGCTGGGCTGCAAGCTGGCGAAGTCATCACCGCAATGAATGGTCGGCGAATCGACTCCGCGGACGCACTCATCGCTGCTGTCCGAAGTAGCGATTTCGGCGAAACAATAACGTTGACGGTTGGAGACGAAAATGGAAGCAACGAACGCGAAGTAGAGGTTACCCTCACAAGCGAGTAGCTTATTAACCAACGCACAATTCCAGTTTCCTCGTGGGACGGGTCCGCCGAGCAATGTCGGCGGACTTTTCACAATCCTGCGCGACCCGAAGGACCAATATTTATGAGCGGACGTGGTACGGAAAGCCTTGAGACGGCGGATGAGACGCCAGAGGTAGAGGGCGAATTTGGTGGATTTCTTGAGGTCGGTGAGCCGGATGCCGAATTTTTCCGTGCCACTGAAGCCGAAGCTGAAATTACGGCACCGCGGCGTGCTTTAGTGGTTTTGATCTCCGATCATGTGATCTCCTCCGGCGAGGATACCGATAGGCTGTGTACCGAGCTATTGGAGGAAGGCGGATTCGTCGTTGACGCAGTGTTGACAACGCGAAACAAGCGCTCCCAGATTCGCAAAGCGATTGAGACGGCGGTTATTGGCGGAGTTGATCTGGTACTTACGGTTGGTGGCACAGGAGTCGGCCCGCGAGATCGCACCCCAGAGGCAACCCGCGATGTACTGGATATGCACGTTCCTGGCATCGCACAGGCATTAAGATCCTCCGGACTAGCCTGTGGTGCGGTTGATGCTTGCACGTCGCGTGGAATTTCTGGAGTTTCAGGTTCAACGGTGGTGGTGAATCTTGCGGCATCGCGAGCTGCGATCCGCGATGGTATGGCTACACTGACGCCATTGGTACATCATTTGGTGGATCAATTGCGGCGTTCCACGGTGGATTAGATCAGAGGTGAACACTCGATGGCTGCATCGCCACGTAAACGACGCAGGGTAGTGAGAAGAAGCGACGTGGATTACGATCGCTCCGCTGATGGTGCCACCGTGGAAAGCTCTTTGGATGGAGCGCGGACGATTTCACTCGAGGGGGATGAATCTGAGCCCTCAGCCAGAGACATTGAATTTTATCGTGAGCAGCAACCACCGCATTATGGTGGCTA containing:
- a CDS encoding type B 50S ribosomal protein L31; protein product: MKKDIHPDYHPVVFRDAGTGHQFLTRSTVTSDRTVEWEDGNEYPLIVVDVTAESHPFWTGAQRVMDTAGRVEKFNQRFGAMARRKKKTQA
- the rpmF gene encoding 50S ribosomal protein L32, which translates into the protein MAVPKRRMSRANTHARRSQWKADNVALQEVKVNGQTVRIPRRLVKAAQLGLVEVEQF
- a CDS encoding response regulator transcription factor — encoded protein: MKIVVVDDEQAVRESLRRSLTFNGYEVYLAEDGLQALEVIEREQPELVILDVMMPKMDGLEVCRALRSGGDDRPILVLTARDGVSDRVAGLDAGADDYLPKPFALEELLARVRSLLRRAAAESVNSSGPGELVFEDLRLNPETRDVTRGGRQISLTRTEFALLQLLMTNARRVLSRSTILEEVWGYDFPTSGNALEVYIGYLRRKTEAEGEPRLIHTVRGVGYVLRDTAP
- a CDS encoding MogA/MoaB family molybdenum cofactor biosynthesis protein — protein: MSGRGTESLETADETPEVEGEFGGFLEVGEPDAEFFRATEAEAEITAPRRALVVLISDHVISSGEDTDRLCTELLEEGGFVVDAVLTTRNKRSQIRKAIETAVIGGVDLVLTVGGTGVGPRDRTPEATRDVLDMHVPGIAQALRSSGLACGAVDACTSRGISGVSGSTVVVNLAASRAAIRDGMATLTPLVHHLVDQLRRSTVD
- a CDS encoding S1C family serine protease, coding for MAPEAQQTSYSPNQGIEDAAGSYAGSAQTARSAGGNSIGPSGQKDGRDDPTIASDGTQPSWLFPQGGGAESEGESSPKKKPRTLSMRAATAMALAAAIGAGSITGVVVSNVNNSDSSSRAAVVDSLNKQPVANTTGSEAKDGSVEKVAATVLPSVVSISVTTRTGVSEGSGSIISEDGYVLTNNHVISDATTGAAQITVSLNDGSEYNATVVAGDANTDVAVIKLEGASGLPVINFGDSSALQVGQEVVAVGSPLGLSATVTSGIVSALNRPVRAGGEATGQSSLIDAIQTDAAINPGNSGGPLVDMNGNLIGMNSVIASTSTSSGEAGSIGLGFAIPANFARRVASQLIETGQASQPMIGVQLQSNSAIVGALIADVTAGGPGEQAGLQAGEVITAMNGRRIDSADALIAAVRSSDFGETITLTVGDENGSNEREVEVTLTSE
- a CDS encoding HAMP domain-containing sensor histidine kinase, coding for MLTAAMVAVAVGMMTIVAYWTVSATLRQSVDKSLENSAAALLQQAVQPTTLVDAQNVVDNFRLYHPETRVSIRLPGSSFVIGDDIPQLTSVEADNGEGKVATVGGERIYSKSNGFGATVVLAQDMRSHNQLITSLGLVLLLVGAIGIALAVAAGKVVASAGLRPLAHLQAAVDRVRRTNELRQIEVLGNDELADLTRSFNEMLEALETSRRRQADLVADAGHELKTPLTSMRTNIELLMMMQRSGGAGIPEEDRIALEHDVIAQMEEMSTLIGDLVDLARDDAPDTSLETVDMVEVTEAAFERVQRRRPDVTFHLETTPWYLDGDTHGLSRAIVNLLDNAAKWSPNDGVVRLCMTPLYNGHVEITVSDSGPGIPVEDREKVFERFFRSVQGRSTPGSGLGLAIVKQTIERHGGTITAEESDDGGAMMRVILPGYAMLTDLEKSRIGSTRKRNTP